Proteins from one Bacteroides zhangwenhongii genomic window:
- a CDS encoding mechanosensitive ion channel family protein, which yields MLLLFQATQAADSVQVAADELMKEAIANAEGLDKLSLITQQLIDFGIRAGERILIAVIVFIVGRFLISMLNKFVGRLMDKRKVDISIKTFVRSLVNILLTILLIISVVGALGVETTSFAALLASAGVAVGMALSGNLQNFAGGLIVLLFKPYKVGDWIESQGVSGTVKEIQIFHTILTTADNKVIYVPNGAMSSGVVTNYSNQVTRRVEWIVGIDYGEDYDKVQEVVYEILAADKRILNEPAPFVALHALDASSVNVVARVWVNSSDYWGVYFDINKAIYETFNEKGINFPFPQLTVHQG from the coding sequence ATGTTACTATTATTTCAAGCAACACAAGCTGCGGATTCCGTGCAAGTGGCCGCAGATGAGCTGATGAAAGAGGCGATTGCCAACGCTGAAGGTTTGGACAAGCTTTCATTGATAACCCAACAACTGATTGATTTTGGTATTCGTGCCGGAGAACGTATCCTGATAGCGGTCATTGTCTTTATCGTAGGGCGTTTCCTTATTTCGATGCTCAATAAATTTGTAGGGCGTTTGATGGATAAGAGAAAGGTTGATATAAGTATCAAAACTTTCGTCCGGAGTTTGGTGAATATCCTATTGACTATTCTGTTGATTATTTCGGTTGTCGGTGCTTTGGGAGTAGAAACAACTTCGTTTGCGGCTTTGCTGGCATCTGCCGGTGTGGCTGTCGGTATGGCGTTATCCGGTAACTTGCAGAACTTTGCCGGAGGACTGATCGTGTTGCTGTTCAAACCTTATAAAGTAGGCGATTGGATTGAAAGTCAGGGCGTTTCGGGCACAGTAAAAGAAATACAGATTTTCCACACTATTCTGACTACTGCGGATAACAAAGTGATTTATGTACCGAACGGAGCGATGAGTAGCGGTGTGGTTACCAATTATAGTAATCAGGTGACTCGTCGTGTAGAGTGGATTGTAGGAATCGATTATGGAGAAGATTATGACAAGGTACAGGAAGTCGTTTATGAGATTCTTGCTGCCGATAAGCGTATCCTGAATGAACCCGCCCCATTTGTAGCTCTTCATGCATTGGACGCAAGCAGTGTGAATGTAGTAGCGCGTGTTTGGGTGAACAGCTCGGATTATTGGGGAGTTTATTTCGACATCAACAAGGCTATTTACGAAACCTTCAATGAAAAGGGTATCAATTTCCCGTTCCCGCAGCTTACAGTGCATCAAGGCTGA